In one Acipenser ruthenus chromosome 10, fAciRut3.2 maternal haplotype, whole genome shotgun sequence genomic region, the following are encoded:
- the gpr88 gene encoding probable G-protein coupled receptor 88 gives MKNTSDHHLNLCEETTSVRIPQAVVYSLMFLSGTVTNLFVIYLVVSFKKLRTTSNAFIVNGCVADLLVCAFWMPHELILVSTNSSLIMGYHVFKDSLLFLGITVSLLSHSLIAVNRYVLITKVPATYLSVYQRRNTEWMIAISWLLSLVFVLPWLTAQRHPADGCSLHRFAVLTAFSKHRSVLANSYTSGFSAVIIMIQTAVILYCYFKIFRKVQISVKRVSVLNFQIVNNLPYSFPRKDKRLGVYVLSVCCIFLLTTEPMFWVLFLGLFRSVPKGVQTVSWLVFSSLFVLNPFIYTWKNEEFRKSFRSVMMGEFWRGSTVGVEPVIQTISQQTSRRVFSTEIH, from the coding sequence ATGAAGAACACATCGGACCACCACCTGAATCTATGTGAGGAGACGACCAGTGTCAGAATCCCCCAGGCAGTTGTCTATTCATTGATGTTTTTATCTGGGACTGTTACTAACCTATTTGTCATATACCTGGTTGTTTCGTTCAAAAAACTGAGAACGACCAGCAATGCTTTCATCGTCAACGGGTGTGTTGCAGATCTCCTAGTGTGCGCTTTTTGGATGCCCCATGAATTAATTCTCGTGTCAACAAATTCATCCCTGATAATGGGATACCACGTATTTAAAGACTCGCTCCTGTTCCTTGGTATTACAGTGTCCCTGCTCTCCCATTCTTTAATCGCCGTTAACCGGTATGTTTTGATAACCAAAGTGCCCGCCACCTACTTGTCTGTTTACCAGAGAAGAAATACAGAATGGATGATTGCAATTTCATGGCTGCTCTCCTTGGTTTTCGTCTTACCTTGGCTGACAGCTCAAAgacaccctgcagacggatgcagCCTGCACAGATTCGCGGTGCTGACTGCCTTTTCCAAGCATCGGTCCGTCCTGGCTAATTCTTACACTTCGGGGTTCTCAGCAGTGATTATAATGATTCAGACTGCTGTCATTCTTTACTGCTATTTTAAAATCTTTCGAAAAGTGCAGATTAGTGTGAAAAGGGTTAGTGTTTTAAATTTTCAGATTGTAAACAACTTGCCCTACTCGTTTCCAAGGAAGGACAAACGTCTTGGCGTCTATGTGTTGTCAGTGTGCTGCATTTTTCTTCTGACAACAGAACCAATGTTTTGGGTTTTGTTTCTCGGTCTGTTCAGATCGGTTCCAAAAGGAGTTCAGACTGTTTCGTGGCTAGTTTTTTCCTCGCTTTTTGTTTTGAACCCTTTCATTTACACCTGGAAGAACGAGGAGTTCAGAAAGTCGTTCAGGTCGGTCATGATGGGGGAGTTTTGGAGAGGATCCACAGTCGGTGTGGAGCCGGTTATACAAACTATTTCGCAACAAACCAGCAGACGAGTCTTCTCAACTGAGATACATTAA